A genomic stretch from Vibrio coralliilyticus includes:
- a CDS encoding VOC family protein yields MRIKAIDHFTIRTSNLDITIQFFEQSLGLQRGPRPQFAFPGAWMYNDDGHPILHLVSLPAGHTPKALVDYLGGKEGQSGSGAIDHISFKGHHLASTQQHLTQLKIPFRERVIPQINEHQIFLDDPNGITIEIIFPFSPDNKIVGAPLPVVELT; encoded by the coding sequence ATGCGTATAAAGGCCATCGATCACTTTACCATCAGAACCTCTAACCTAGATATAACCATACAGTTCTTTGAACAGTCTCTTGGGCTGCAGCGCGGCCCTCGCCCTCAATTTGCTTTTCCAGGTGCTTGGATGTACAACGATGATGGACACCCTATTTTACATCTAGTGTCTCTCCCTGCTGGGCATACTCCCAAAGCTCTGGTGGATTATTTAGGAGGCAAAGAAGGCCAATCAGGCTCAGGGGCCATAGACCATATCTCATTCAAAGGGCACCACCTCGCATCAACTCAGCAGCACTTGACGCAACTGAAGATTCCTTTTCGTGAACGCGTGATCCCGCAAATCAATGAGCATCAGATCTTTCTCGACGATCCAAACGGTATCACGATTGAAATTATTTTCCCTTTTTCACCCGACAACAAGATAGTAGGCGCCCCATTACCCGTGGTCGAACTCACTTAA
- a CDS encoding alkene reductase — MSKLFEPTQLKQLDLQNRVVMAPMTRARTSQPGNIPNPMMATYYQQRATAGLIISEATQISDDSQGYSFTPGVYTDEQVAGWKTVTQAAKQQGAVMFCQLWHVGRVSHPSFQNGEQPIAPSALKPVDTQVWIADENGDGNMVDCVEPRAMSQADIDRVVSDFAYAAKRAIEAGFDGVEIHGGNGYLIDQFLRTNSNHRTDQYGGTQANRIRFLLEVVDAVSDAIGADKVGVRLAPFITFKDMNCPEIVPTILKASKQLQARDIAYLHLSEADWDDAPVIPESFRAELRDYFTNTIIVAGSYTQQRAEIVLEKGYVDLVAFGRPFVSNPDLVARLKHQQPLQELDGATLFGGDERGYTDYPTYG; from the coding sequence ATGAGCAAACTATTTGAACCGACGCAACTAAAGCAACTGGATCTGCAAAACCGTGTTGTAATGGCACCCATGACCCGAGCGCGCACCAGCCAGCCGGGTAATATACCTAACCCAATGATGGCAACTTATTACCAGCAACGCGCGACCGCGGGCTTAATTATCTCTGAAGCAACACAGATTTCTGACGATTCGCAAGGTTATTCTTTCACTCCGGGCGTATACACCGACGAACAAGTCGCGGGTTGGAAAACCGTGACTCAAGCCGCCAAACAACAAGGTGCTGTCATGTTTTGTCAGCTCTGGCATGTCGGTCGCGTATCGCACCCAAGTTTTCAAAACGGCGAGCAACCTATCGCGCCATCAGCTCTGAAGCCAGTAGATACTCAAGTGTGGATCGCCGACGAAAATGGCGATGGCAATATGGTGGATTGTGTCGAGCCAAGAGCCATGTCTCAGGCAGATATTGACCGAGTGGTGAGCGATTTTGCTTATGCGGCAAAGCGTGCGATTGAAGCGGGTTTCGATGGCGTTGAAATTCACGGCGGTAACGGTTACTTGATTGATCAGTTCCTGCGCACAAACTCCAATCACAGAACCGATCAATACGGCGGAACTCAGGCAAACCGTATCCGCTTTTTATTAGAGGTGGTCGATGCCGTTAGTGATGCCATCGGTGCTGATAAAGTCGGAGTGCGACTGGCGCCTTTCATCACGTTTAAGGACATGAACTGCCCGGAGATTGTACCGACGATTTTAAAAGCGTCTAAGCAACTTCAAGCTCGTGATATTGCTTACTTACATCTGTCGGAAGCTGACTGGGATGACGCGCCAGTGATTCCCGAAAGTTTCAGAGCTGAGCTGCGTGACTACTTCACCAATACCATTATTGTCGCGGGCAGCTACACCCAACAACGTGCGGAGATCGTACTCGAAAAAGGGTATGTAGATTTAGTCGCGTTTGGGCGTCCGTTTGTTTCTAACCCAGATTTGGTGGCACGCCTAAAGCATCAACAGCCTCTGCAGGAGCTGGATGGTGCGACACTGTTTGGTGGTGATGAACGCGGGTATACCGATTACCCTACGTATGGCTAA
- a CDS encoding YbhB/YbcL family Raf kinase inhibitor-like protein — protein sequence MKKIAKSLLAVGILTTGSVQAFELMSEDVIEGHPMQKTFEYQGWGCDGDNLSPQLTWKGAPAGTKSYAISVYDPDAPTGSGFWHWLAFNIPASVNALPRGADINKLGGTESRIDFGTTGYGGACPPVGDGMHRYQFTVWALPTATLDLNAQTPAAVVGFTLNSVALGKATLTATYTR from the coding sequence ATGAAAAAGATAGCTAAATCTTTACTGGCAGTCGGTATCCTAACGACGGGCTCTGTTCAGGCGTTTGAACTTATGAGCGAAGACGTTATTGAAGGCCATCCGATGCAGAAAACCTTTGAGTATCAGGGCTGGGGTTGTGATGGTGACAATTTGTCTCCTCAGCTGACATGGAAGGGAGCACCTGCTGGGACCAAGAGCTATGCAATCTCAGTGTATGATCCCGATGCACCGACAGGCAGTGGCTTCTGGCATTGGTTGGCATTTAACATTCCGGCTTCTGTTAATGCATTACCCCGCGGAGCAGACATTAACAAATTAGGTGGCACAGAATCTCGAATCGACTTTGGCACGACCGGCTATGGAGGTGCGTGCCCGCCCGTTGGAGATGGTATGCATCGCTACCAGTTTACTGTTTGGGCGCTTCCTACTGCCACCTTAGATCTTAATGCACAAACGCCCGCAGCAGTAGTCGGGTTTACCTTAAATAGTGTGGCTTTAGGTAAAGCGACATTGACAGCGACCTATACGCGCTAG
- a CDS encoding PPC domain-containing DNA-binding protein produces the protein MIQPIATRLTKGQDLKKQIQSLVKQHSIQAGTIASCVGCLQQISIRLAGAEQSITLTQPFEIVSVMGTLTPNHQHIHISVANSAGQVIGGHLLENSIIDTTAELILHKYPNLNFSREQDETTGYTELVIGGC, from the coding sequence ATGATTCAGCCTATTGCGACTCGACTCACCAAAGGGCAAGACCTAAAAAAGCAAATTCAGTCTCTGGTAAAACAACATAGTATTCAGGCAGGAACAATTGCATCCTGTGTAGGGTGTTTGCAACAAATCAGCATTCGCCTCGCAGGCGCCGAACAATCCATAACGCTAACCCAACCTTTTGAAATTGTTTCAGTGATGGGGACACTGACCCCAAATCACCAACACATCCACATTTCGGTCGCAAATAGCGCAGGTCAGGTAATTGGCGGCCATCTTCTCGAAAACAGTATCATAGACACCACAGCAGAACTGATCCTTCACAAGTACCCTAACCTGAATTTTTCCAGAGAACAGGATGAAACAACGGGGTATACCGAGTTGGTGATTGGAGGTTGTTGA
- the manA gene encoding mannose-6-phosphate isomerase, class I, translated as MSHSAPFFLLENVIQNYPWGSHDSINTLFGIANPDHQPQAEIWMGAHPNGCSKIQVDNKTVLLSDYIEQNPDQTIGAETNQRFGELPFLFKVLAAAQALSIQVHPSKAQAEEGFAREDKAGIDRGASNRNYKDPNHKPELVYALTPYMAMNGFRDFNDIIALFDALNAQVLQFDIDAFRSDLSPQGLQKFFKAILELDGEKKSKALDALLSWAGNSKDPLATLVLALNKQYPNDVGLLAPLMLNVLELQPGEAMFLDAGTPHAYIKGTGLEIMANSDNVLRAGLTPKYMDVEELVNSCKFEALDNNKILTQPITDGCELSFPVPVDDFKFSVLQQPENHTLVLSRAEIIFAIDNDVTLQAGDNTLVLSKGQSAFVPLSTLTINVSSQGAVARAH; from the coding sequence ATGTCTCACTCTGCTCCATTTTTCCTATTGGAAAACGTTATTCAAAACTACCCTTGGGGTAGCCACGATTCGATCAATACATTGTTTGGTATCGCCAACCCTGACCATCAGCCTCAAGCGGAAATTTGGATGGGCGCCCACCCAAACGGCTGCTCAAAGATCCAGGTTGATAATAAAACCGTACTGCTTTCTGACTACATAGAGCAAAACCCAGACCAAACCATCGGTGCAGAGACAAATCAACGCTTCGGTGAGCTGCCTTTCCTGTTTAAAGTGCTAGCTGCCGCACAAGCGCTGTCCATCCAAGTACACCCGTCCAAAGCACAAGCTGAAGAAGGATTTGCGAGAGAAGACAAAGCCGGTATTGACCGCGGGGCATCTAACCGAAATTACAAAGACCCTAACCATAAACCGGAATTGGTTTACGCTCTTACACCTTATATGGCGATGAATGGTTTTCGTGATTTTAACGATATTATCGCGCTATTTGACGCCCTCAACGCGCAAGTTCTGCAATTCGATATTGACGCATTTCGTTCAGACCTTTCTCCGCAAGGGTTACAGAAATTCTTTAAAGCGATACTAGAGCTTGATGGCGAGAAGAAGTCGAAAGCGCTTGATGCACTGCTAAGTTGGGCGGGAAATAGTAAAGATCCACTGGCAACACTGGTTTTAGCACTCAACAAACAATATCCGAACGATGTGGGCTTACTTGCTCCGTTGATGTTGAATGTACTAGAGCTCCAGCCGGGTGAAGCCATGTTTTTAGATGCAGGTACTCCTCATGCCTACATCAAAGGCACAGGTCTAGAAATCATGGCTAACTCTGATAACGTGTTGCGTGCAGGCTTAACCCCTAAATACATGGATGTTGAAGAGCTGGTCAATAGTTGTAAATTCGAAGCACTGGATAACAACAAAATCTTGACTCAACCAATTACAGACGGTTGCGAGCTAAGCTTTCCAGTTCCTGTCGACGACTTTAAATTCTCTGTGCTCCAACAGCCAGAAAATCATACATTGGTGTTGAGCCGAGCAGAGATCATCTTCGCCATCGATAACGATGTAACACTGCAAGCTGGTGACAATACCTTAGTTCTAAGTAAAGGGCAGTCCGCTTTCGTCCCTCTATCAACCCTAACGATCAATGTCAGCTCGCAAGGTGCAGTCGCAAGAGCGCATTAA
- a CDS encoding ROK family protein, which translates to MTRKTMLVGLDIGGTKIEGVGLDKETYATLIKYRESTDTKSYQGFLHSVLTVIKQVEKYGEVDSIGIGCCGSVGNDGLMQGANVTVLNGQDFIGDLRKFIDVPVALANDADCLALSEFKDGAAKQAQNSCVTMIIGTGCGSGVIINNGLVTGLNKLGGELGHNPLPGYDKEKDGQPVECYCGSLNCTESFVSGTGFSRSFSEKYYPADSKKIMAMYAQGNQDARQHFDLYCDQLARVCASIVNFIDPEVIVLGGGMSNVDAVYPLVNEKLNQYTFNKSAKTRIVKNVHGDSSGVRGAAFLHSFEQ; encoded by the coding sequence ATGACGAGGAAAACTATGCTGGTAGGGCTGGATATAGGTGGGACAAAAATAGAAGGTGTGGGGTTAGATAAAGAGACCTATGCAACGCTAATCAAGTATCGTGAGTCAACGGATACCAAAAGCTATCAAGGGTTTCTCCATTCAGTCCTCACTGTGATCAAACAAGTTGAGAAATATGGTGAGGTTGATTCGATTGGCATTGGTTGTTGTGGCTCGGTGGGTAACGATGGGCTGATGCAAGGGGCGAATGTCACGGTGTTAAATGGTCAAGATTTCATTGGGGATTTGCGCAAGTTTATTGATGTTCCCGTTGCGCTCGCCAATGATGCTGATTGCCTTGCGCTGTCCGAGTTTAAAGATGGGGCAGCAAAACAGGCACAGAACTCCTGCGTCACTATGATTATTGGCACGGGCTGTGGTTCTGGCGTCATCATCAATAATGGTTTAGTGACGGGTTTAAATAAGCTAGGCGGAGAGTTAGGACATAACCCATTGCCTGGATACGATAAGGAAAAAGACGGTCAACCAGTTGAGTGTTACTGCGGTTCGCTTAACTGTACTGAGTCATTTGTATCTGGTACTGGATTTAGTCGTTCATTTTCAGAGAAGTACTATCCTGCGGATTCGAAAAAAATTATGGCTATGTATGCGCAAGGTAACCAAGATGCAAGACAGCATTTTGATCTCTACTGTGACCAACTAGCTCGCGTATGTGCTTCCATTGTCAATTTTATCGACCCTGAAGTAATTGTTCTTGGAGGTGGGATGTCAAATGTTGATGCCGTGTATCCGCTTGTCAATGAAAAACTTAACCAGTATACGTTTAATAAATCAGCCAAAACGCGCATTGTGAAAAACGTTCATGGTGACTCGTCAGGTGTTCGCGGAGCAGCGTTCCTGCATTCGTTTGAACAATAA
- a CDS encoding DUF1496 domain-containing protein encodes MRINLFTLLLLASASASANVITTPGKAVIAIDGSEAAKRVCYYQDQGYSLGAILQVGEHYMKCTEANDFETNGALKWAPLNEQTQSEPKQTNPSVKSYSIN; translated from the coding sequence ATGCGCATCAATCTATTCACTTTGCTGTTGTTGGCATCAGCATCCGCTTCAGCAAACGTTATTACGACGCCCGGCAAAGCCGTCATAGCCATTGATGGAAGCGAAGCGGCCAAGCGGGTTTGTTACTATCAAGACCAAGGATACTCATTAGGCGCGATACTTCAGGTCGGAGAACACTACATGAAGTGCACCGAAGCCAATGATTTTGAAACTAACGGCGCGTTAAAATGGGCTCCTCTCAATGAACAAACGCAATCGGAACCCAAGCAGACAAACCCAAGCGTAAAAAGCTATTCGATTAACTGA